One stretch of Cololabis saira isolate AMF1-May2022 chromosome 15, fColSai1.1, whole genome shotgun sequence DNA includes these proteins:
- the neu1 gene encoding sialidase-1: protein MGSGRRMVFLSLLVLLSPGPSVSSPAQIDPLVYEEQLLWVSGAQGHVNTYRIPVITFTPKGSLLAFAEGRKSTSGDAGAKFLAMRRSTDKGNTWSPTSFIVDDGMNPDGLNLGSVVVDEEVGSVILIYAVCFHSFHCNPSSTMMVESRDDGLSWSPPRNLSIELGVQAFAPGPGFGIQKRYEPAKGRLVVCGHGTIEGDGVFCILSDDHGRSWYYGAALKSIPYNQKKSPNDFNPDECQPVEMTDGSIVINVRNQNNYHCRCRVVVRSRDGGLTLPIDDLYFDSTLVDPAVAAGALQKDGVLYFTNPSNDRSRVNLTLRWSLTNGLTWENKVVQIWAGPSGYSCITSLDSGSVEDKKYIFVIYEKGHRDYDESISFLKIHLYGGR from the exons ATGGGAAGTGGAAGGAGGATGGTTTTCCTGTCCTTACTGGTCTTACTGTCACCCGGTCCCTCTGTCAGCAGCCCTGCTCAG ATCGACCCTCTGGTGTATGAGGAGCAGCTGCTGTGGGTGAGCGGAGCCCAGGGACACGTGAACACCTACAGGATCCCTGTGATCACATTCACCCCAAAGggaagcctgttggcttttgcCGAGGGAAGGAAGTCAACATCGGGGGACGCCGGAGCAAAGTTTCTAGCAATGCGACGGTCAACCGATAAAG GAAACACGTGGTCCCCGACCAGCTTCATCGTGGATGATGGGATGAACCCCGACGGCCTTAACCTGGGCTCGGTGGTGGTGGACGAGGAAGTGGGCTCGGTGATCCTGATCTACGCCGTCTGCTTCCACTCTTTCCACTGCAACCCGTCCAGCACCATGATGGTGGAGAGCAGGGACGACGGGCTCAGCTGGAGTCCGCCCAGGAACCTCTCCATCGAGCTCGGAGTGCAGGCCTTCGCTCCCGGTCCGGGCTTCGGCATCCAG AAACGTTATGAACCAGCAAAGGGGAGGTTGGTGGTTTGTGGTCACGGGACGATAGAGGGGGACGGTGTGTTCTGCATCCTGAGTGACGATCACGGACGGAGCTGGTACTACGGGGCGGCGCTGAAGAGCATCCCCTACAACCAGAAGAAGAGTCCCAACGACTTCAACCCTGACGAGTGCCAG CCAGTGGAGATGACAGACGGCAGCATAGTGATCAACGTGAGGAACCAGAACAACTACCACTGCCGGTGTCGCGTGGTGGTGCGGAGCCGTGACGGAGGGCTGACTCTCCCCATAGACGACCTGTACTTTGACAGCACACTGGTGGATCCAGCTGTGGCAGCCGGGGCGCTGCAGAAAGACGGCGTGCTGTACTTTACCAACCCCTCCAACGACCGGAGCA GAGTAAATCTAACGTTAAGATGGTCCTTGACGAATGGCCTAACTTGGGAGAATAAAGTGGTCCAGATATGGGCCGGACCGAGCGGCTACTCCTGCATCACATCGCTGGACAGCGGTTCTGTAGAAGACAAGAAATACATCTTTGTCATCTACGAGAAGGGCCACAGGGATTACGATGAGAGCATTTCCTTCCTAAAGATCCACCTGTACGGCGGCCGGTAG